A stretch of the Panicum virgatum strain AP13 chromosome 9N, P.virgatum_v5, whole genome shotgun sequence genome encodes the following:
- the LOC120688477 gene encoding homeotic protein knotted-1-like, with protein MEEITHHFGVGASGGHGYGHGQHHHHHNHPWGSSLSAVVAPPPQPPPSAGLPLTLNTAATVHSGASDGNPVLQLANGGSLLDACIKAKEPSSSSLYAGDVEAIKAKIISHPHYYSLLAAYLECQKVGAPPEVSARLTAMAQELEARQRTALGGLGAATEPELDQFMEAYHEMLVKFREELTRPLQEAMEFMRRVESQLSSLSISGRSLRNILSSGSSEEDQEGSGGETELDAHGVDQELKHHLLKKYSGYLSSLKQELSKKKKKGKLPKEARQQLLSWWDLHYKWPYPSETQKVALAESTGLDLKQINNWFINQRKRHWKPSEEMHHLMMDGYHPTGAFYMDGHFINDGGLYRLG; from the exons ATGGAGGAGATCACCCACCACTTTGGAGTTGGCGCAAGCGGCGGACACGGCTACGGCCAcggccagcaccaccaccaccacaaccaccCGTGGGGATCCTCCCTCAGCGccgtcgtcgcgccgccgccgcagccaccgccGAGCGCGGGGCTGCCGCTCACCCTGAACACGGCTGCCACCGTACACAGCGGCGCCAGCGACGGCAACCCGGTGCTGCAGCTTGCCAACGGCGGCAGCCTCCTCGACGCGTGCATCAAGGCGAAGGagccctcgtcgtcgtcgctctaCGCCGGCGACGTCGAGGCCATCAAGGCCAAGATCATCTCCCACCCGCACTACTACTCGCTCCTCGCAGCCTACCTCGAGTGCCAGAAG GTTGGGGCGCCGCCGGAGGTGTCGGCGAGGCTGACGGCGATGGCGCAGGAGCTGGAAGCCCGGCAGCGCACGGCGCTCGGCGGGCTCGGCGCCGCGACGGAACCGGAGCTGGATCAGTTCATG GAGGCATACCATGAGATGCTGGTGAAGTTCAGGGAGGAGCTGACGAGGCCGCTGCAGGAGGCGATGGAGTTCATGCGGAGGGTGGAGTCGCAGCTCAGCTCGCTCTCCATCTCCGGCAGATCGCTGCGCAATATCCTTTCCTCTG GCTCTTCGGAGGAGGATCAAGAAGGTAGTGGAGGAGAGACAGAGCTCGATGCACATGGTGTAGACCAAGAGCTCAAGCACCACCTTCTGAAGAAGTACAGTGGCTATCTGAGTTCTCTCAAGCAAGAACtgtcaaagaagaagaagaaaggaaagctCCCTAAGGAGGCTCGCCAGCAGCTCCTTAGCTGGTGGGATCTGCACTACAAATGGCCTTACCCCTCA GAGACTCAGAAGGTGGCGCTTGCAGAGTCGACTGGGCTGGACCTGAAGCAGATCAACAATTGGTTCATCAACCAGCGGAAGCGGCACTGGAAACCATCTGAGGAAATGCACCACCTGATGATGGACGGGTACCACCCAACTGGGGCCTTCTACATGGACGGGCACTTCATCAACGATGGCGGGCTGTACCGGCTCGGCTAG